A window of Costertonia aggregata contains these coding sequences:
- a CDS encoding PfkB family carbohydrate kinase, producing MGKLLIVGTVAFDEIETPFGKTDKILGGAATFIGLAASQFHVDSAIVSVVGEDLPQEYLQVLTRRNIDISGIEIVKGGKTFFWKGKYHNDLNSRDTLVTELNTLADFNPIVPKAYKNADVIMLGNLHPSIQMSVIDQMETKPKLIVLDTMNFWMDNALPELLEVIQHIDVITINDEEARQLTGEYSLVKAAQKIHTMGPEYVVIKKGEHGALLFHNGNIFFAPALPLEEVFDPTGAGDTFAGGFSGFLAASENITFENMKNAVIHGSNLASFCVERFGTERMESLEKEEVDERLHQFKQLTQFDIQLA from the coding sequence ATGGGTAAACTTTTAATTGTAGGTACCGTCGCATTTGATGAAATAGAGACACCGTTCGGAAAAACGGATAAAATATTGGGAGGTGCCGCAACATTCATAGGTTTGGCCGCTTCACAATTTCATGTAGACTCTGCCATAGTTTCTGTCGTGGGAGAAGATTTGCCACAGGAATATTTGCAGGTTCTTACAAGAAGAAATATCGATATTTCAGGCATTGAGATTGTCAAAGGAGGTAAAACCTTTTTTTGGAAAGGCAAATATCACAATGACCTCAATTCTAGGGATACTCTTGTTACTGAACTGAATACGCTGGCGGATTTCAATCCCATTGTCCCCAAAGCATACAAGAACGCCGATGTCATTATGTTGGGAAACCTGCACCCCAGCATTCAGATGAGCGTTATCGACCAAATGGAGACCAAACCAAAACTTATAGTTTTGGATACCATGAACTTTTGGATGGATAATGCCTTACCTGAACTTTTAGAGGTGATTCAACATATAGACGTTATTACCATCAATGACGAGGAGGCTAGGCAATTAACGGGCGAATATTCCCTAGTGAAGGCAGCACAGAAAATACATACAATGGGTCCAGAATATGTGGTCATAAAAAAAGGGGAACATGGCGCATTGTTGTTTCACAACGGTAATATATTCTTTGCTCCCGCCTTGCCCTTGGAAGAGGTTTTTGACCCCACAGGTGCAGGCGATACGTTTGCAGGTGGTTTTTCCGGTTTTTTGGCCGCCTCTGAAAATATTACCTTTGAGAATATGAAGAATGCCGTAATACACGGTTCCAATTTGGCATCGTTCTGTGTTGAACGATTTGGTACAGAGCGCATGGAAAGCCTAGAAAAAGAAGAGGTAGATGAAAGGTTGCATCAATTTAAACAATTGACACAATTTGATATTCAATTAGCATAA